The Microlunatus antarcticus genome window below encodes:
- the cimA gene encoding citramalate synthase codes for MYDQLRPAPADFQVFDTTLRDGSQQEGLNLSVADKLAITSLLDELGVGFIEGGWPGANPGDTAYFAAMAEGAVRLENAELVAFGFTRRVGLRAADDPLTAALRDSRAPVVCLVAKSHDRHVQQALRTTLDENLAMVHDTVSHLRAGGQRVFVDCEHFFDGFRENRAYALEVVRTAAEAGAEAVVLCDTNGGMLPPWVGEIVAETAAATGVRLGIHAHNDTGCAVANTLAAVDAGATHVQGTVNGYGERTGNAELISVVANLELKYGWSLLPEGSLREATRLAHAIAEVTNVPSSARQPYVGLSSFAHKAGLHASAIKVDPNLYQHIDPAVVGNDMRMLVSDMAGRANIQIKGSELGFDLSDRDLAARITDRVKEREAAGYTYESADASFELLLRRELDQLPEYFAVQSWRMFTQGFPGGGPLGERESDTECTVRLTAKGVSQRVVGEGNGPVNALDQAVRNALLPAYPVVEEFELTDYRVRILDQGHGTDATVRVLIQTSDGRRLWTTVGVGQNVVEASWEALSDAYLYGLLHADHGVTAGAAAGLADADLERFTSGAGATEHAGQA; via the coding sequence ATGTACGACCAGCTCAGGCCAGCGCCGGCCGACTTCCAGGTCTTCGACACCACGCTGCGCGACGGCTCGCAGCAGGAGGGGCTGAACCTCTCCGTCGCCGACAAGCTGGCCATCACCAGTCTCCTGGACGAGCTCGGCGTGGGCTTCATCGAGGGCGGCTGGCCCGGTGCCAACCCGGGGGACACCGCCTACTTCGCCGCGATGGCCGAGGGCGCCGTACGCCTCGAGAACGCCGAGCTGGTCGCGTTCGGCTTCACCCGGCGGGTGGGCCTGCGCGCCGCGGACGACCCGTTGACGGCCGCCCTCCGTGACTCGCGCGCCCCCGTCGTCTGCCTCGTGGCCAAGAGCCACGACCGCCATGTCCAGCAGGCCCTGCGCACCACCCTCGACGAGAACCTCGCCATGGTCCACGACACCGTGTCGCACCTGCGCGCGGGCGGTCAGCGGGTCTTCGTGGACTGCGAGCACTTCTTCGACGGCTTCCGGGAGAACCGGGCGTACGCGCTCGAGGTCGTCCGCACCGCCGCCGAGGCGGGCGCGGAGGCCGTCGTCCTCTGCGACACCAACGGCGGGATGCTGCCGCCGTGGGTCGGCGAGATCGTCGCCGAGACGGCCGCGGCCACCGGGGTGCGCCTCGGCATCCACGCCCACAACGACACCGGCTGCGCGGTCGCCAACACCCTCGCCGCGGTCGACGCCGGCGCCACGCACGTGCAGGGCACGGTGAACGGCTACGGCGAGCGCACCGGCAACGCCGAGCTCATCTCCGTGGTCGCCAACCTCGAGCTCAAGTACGGCTGGTCGCTCCTGCCCGAGGGCTCGCTGCGGGAGGCGACCCGGCTGGCCCACGCCATCGCCGAGGTCACGAACGTCCCCTCCAGTGCGCGGCAGCCGTACGTGGGGCTTAGCTCGTTCGCCCACAAGGCCGGCCTGCACGCCAGCGCCATCAAGGTCGACCCGAACCTCTACCAGCACATCGACCCGGCGGTCGTCGGGAACGACATGCGCATGCTCGTCTCCGACATGGCGGGCCGGGCGAACATCCAGATCAAGGGTTCCGAGCTCGGCTTCGACCTCTCCGACCGCGACCTGGCGGCGCGGATCACCGACCGGGTCAAGGAGCGCGAGGCCGCGGGCTACACGTACGAGTCGGCCGACGCGAGCTTCGAGCTCCTGCTGCGTCGCGAGCTCGACCAGCTCCCCGAGTACTTCGCGGTGCAGTCCTGGCGGATGTTCACCCAGGGCTTCCCGGGCGGCGGGCCCCTCGGGGAGCGCGAGAGCGACACCGAGTGCACCGTCCGGCTGACGGCCAAGGGCGTCAGCCAGCGGGTCGTCGGCGAGGGCAACGGCCCCGTCAACGCCCTCGACCAGGCGGTCCGCAACGCGTTGCTGCCGGCCTACCCGGTGGTCGAGGAGTTCGAGCTCACCGACTACCGCGTCCGGATCCTCGACCAGGGCCACGGCACCGACGCCACCGTCCGCGTGCTCATCCAGACCTCCGACGGGCGCCGGCTCTGGACCACGGTGGGCGTCGGGCAGAACGTCGTGGAGGCCTCGTGGGAGGCGCTCAGCGACGCCTACCTCTACGGCCTGCTGCACGCGGACCACGGCGTCACGGCGGGCGCGGCCGCAGGGCTCGCGGACGCCGACCTGGAGCGCTTCACGTCGGGCGCCGGGGCGACCGAGCACGCAGGTCAGGCCTGA
- a CDS encoding branched-chain amino acid aminotransferase → MSLPFDLRQNQHPRSAEERAAILADPGFGNHFTDHMAVATWTSSDGWHDSAVVPYGPFTLDPATAVLHYAQEIFEGLKAYRHADGSVWLFRPDQNAARLRRSARRMALPELSEEDFLASIDALVSADEAWVPGGVSGEQSLYLRPFLFASEAFLGVRPSRRVTYCCIASPAGPYFASGVHPVRIWVSTTYNRSGPGGTGAAKTGGNYASSLVAQAEAAEKGFDQVMFTDAVEQRWVEELGGMNVYLVTTDNELVTPALSGTILEGVTRDSILTLAREFGLTPVERQISLEELLAGVDSGLVSEVFACGTAAVITPIGLLADDSGDHKVSSGETGEVTAALRKNLLDVQYGRAEDTHGWMRRVV, encoded by the coding sequence GTGAGCCTGCCCTTCGACCTCCGCCAGAACCAGCACCCCCGCTCCGCCGAGGAGCGCGCGGCGATCCTCGCCGACCCCGGTTTCGGCAACCACTTCACCGACCACATGGCCGTCGCCACGTGGACGTCGTCGGACGGCTGGCACGACTCGGCCGTCGTCCCGTACGGGCCGTTCACCCTCGACCCGGCGACCGCGGTGCTGCACTACGCGCAGGAGATCTTCGAGGGGCTCAAGGCCTACCGCCACGCCGACGGCAGCGTGTGGCTCTTCCGTCCCGACCAGAACGCGGCCCGGCTGCGTCGCTCCGCCCGCCGGATGGCGCTGCCGGAGCTGAGCGAGGAGGACTTCCTCGCCAGCATCGACGCGCTGGTCTCCGCCGACGAGGCCTGGGTCCCGGGCGGCGTGAGCGGCGAGCAGAGCCTCTACCTGCGCCCGTTCCTGTTCGCGTCGGAGGCGTTCCTGGGTGTGCGGCCATCACGCCGCGTGACCTACTGCTGCATCGCCAGCCCGGCCGGCCCCTACTTCGCCAGCGGCGTGCACCCCGTCCGGATCTGGGTCTCCACCACCTACAACCGGTCCGGGCCCGGTGGCACGGGGGCGGCGAAGACCGGCGGAAACTACGCGTCGAGCCTCGTCGCGCAGGCCGAGGCGGCGGAGAAGGGCTTCGACCAGGTCATGTTCACCGACGCGGTCGAGCAGCGCTGGGTCGAGGAGCTGGGCGGGATGAACGTCTACCTCGTCACCACCGACAACGAGCTCGTCACCCCGGCGCTCAGCGGGACCATCCTCGAGGGCGTCACCCGGGACTCGATCCTGACCCTGGCCCGCGAGTTCGGCCTCACGCCGGTGGAGCGCCAGATCTCCCTCGAGGAGCTGCTGGCGGGCGTCGACTCCGGCCTCGTCTCCGAGGTCTTCGCCTGCGGCACCGCCGCCGTCATCACCCCCATTGGCCTGCTGGCCGACGACAGCGGCGACCACAAGGTCTCCTCCGGCGAGACGGGCGAGGTCACCGCCGCGCTGCGCAAGAACCTGCTCGACGTCCAGTACGGCCGGGCCGAGGACACCCACGGCTGGATGCGCCGGGTCGTCTGA
- the ilvC gene encoding ketol-acid reductoisomerase gives MFYDTDADLSLLQGRNVAVLGFGSQGHAHALSLRDSGVDVRVGLPEGSKSRAKAEAQGLRVLTPYEACEEADLIMVLTPDPSQRKLYKEAIEPNLVPGDALFFSHGFNIRYGYITPPEGVDVAMVAPKGPGHLVRREYSEGRGVPVLVAVEQDATGKAWDLALAYAKGIGGLRAGGIKTTFTEETETDLFGEQAVLCGGASELIQAGFETLTAAGYQPEVAYFECLHELKLIVDLMYEGGIAKQRWSISDTAEYGDYVSGPRVIDAHVRESMKAVLTDIQDGTFAKRFIDDQDAGAPEFKARRAEEEKRPIEAVGHELRNLMSWVKSHDDDYVEGSAAR, from the coding sequence ATGTTCTACGACACCGACGCCGACCTGTCCCTGCTCCAGGGGCGCAACGTCGCCGTCCTCGGCTTCGGCAGCCAGGGCCACGCCCACGCGCTCTCGCTCCGCGACTCCGGCGTCGACGTCCGCGTCGGCCTGCCCGAGGGCAGCAAGAGCCGCGCCAAGGCCGAGGCCCAGGGCCTCCGCGTGCTGACGCCGTACGAGGCCTGCGAGGAGGCGGACCTGATCATGGTCCTCACCCCGGACCCGTCGCAGCGCAAGCTGTACAAGGAGGCCATCGAGCCCAACCTGGTCCCCGGTGACGCGCTGTTCTTCAGCCACGGCTTCAACATCCGCTACGGCTACATCACTCCGCCCGAGGGCGTCGACGTGGCCATGGTCGCGCCGAAGGGCCCGGGTCACCTGGTCCGCCGCGAGTACAGCGAGGGTCGCGGCGTTCCCGTGCTCGTCGCCGTCGAGCAGGACGCGACCGGCAAGGCGTGGGACCTGGCGCTCGCGTACGCCAAGGGCATCGGCGGCCTGCGCGCCGGCGGCATCAAGACCACGTTCACCGAGGAGACCGAGACCGACCTGTTCGGTGAGCAGGCGGTCCTCTGCGGCGGTGCCTCCGAGCTCATCCAGGCCGGCTTCGAGACCCTGACGGCGGCCGGCTACCAGCCGGAGGTCGCCTACTTCGAGTGCCTGCACGAGCTCAAGCTGATCGTCGACCTGATGTACGAGGGCGGCATCGCCAAGCAGCGCTGGAGCATCTCCGACACCGCGGAGTACGGCGACTACGTCTCCGGCCCCCGGGTCATCGACGCGCACGTGCGGGAGAGCATGAAGGCCGTCCTCACCGACATCCAGGACGGCACCTTCGCCAAGCGCTTCATCGACGACCAGGACGCCGGCGCGCCGGAGTTCAAGGCCCGTCGTGCGGAAGAGGAGAAGCGGCCGATCGAGGCCGTCGGGCACGAGCTCCGCAACCTCATGTCCTGGGTCAAGAGCCACGACGACGACTACGTCGAGGGTTCCGCCGCCCGCTGA
- a CDS encoding O-methyltransferase has translation MSAPPELPELVLRALRMSLQRGYVQASRTETGRLLATLAATRTGTIAECGTGCGVGAAWLRSGAPKSTRVITAEVDPGMAHGVMAMFADDDIDVIHADWRTLAGHAPFSLIFMDAASARDWPREEVTALLDEGGMLVLDDFVPCASWPPLRGGRVDDLRVEWLSDDRFTSVDVMVAEDTSVLVAVKRAES, from the coding sequence ATGAGTGCACCGCCCGAGCTGCCCGAGCTCGTGCTGCGCGCGCTGAGGATGTCGTTGCAGCGCGGCTACGTGCAGGCCTCGCGCACCGAGACCGGCCGCCTCCTGGCCACCCTGGCGGCGACGCGGACCGGGACGATCGCCGAGTGCGGGACCGGCTGTGGCGTCGGGGCCGCCTGGCTCCGCAGCGGGGCGCCGAAGAGCACCCGGGTCATCACGGCCGAGGTCGATCCCGGCATGGCCCACGGCGTCATGGCGATGTTCGCCGACGACGACATCGACGTGATCCACGCCGACTGGCGCACCCTGGCCGGGCACGCCCCGTTCTCGCTCATCTTCATGGACGCCGCGAGCGCCCGCGACTGGCCGCGCGAGGAGGTCACCGCGCTGCTCGACGAGGGCGGCATGCTCGTCCTCGACGACTTCGTGCCCTGCGCCAGCTGGCCCCCGCTGCGCGGCGGGCGGGTCGACGACCTCCGCGTCGAGTGGCTCTCCGACGACCGCTTCACCAGCGTCGACGTCATGGTCGCCGAGGACACCTCGGTCCTCGTGGCCGTCAAGCGCGCGGAGTCCTGA
- a CDS encoding 3-isopropylmalate dehydrogenase: MTQKKLAVIGGDGIGPEVVAEGLKVLQAVAGPDAFETTPYDLGAAHWQRTGEVLSDETMAELATADVILLGAVGASPGAKDVPSGLLERGLLLKLRFAFDHYVNLRPSRLFPGVPTPLAESVVGGREVDFVVVREGTEGLYCGNGGTFRGGTPHEIGTEVSINTAYGVERVVRDAFERATRRRNKLTLVHKHNVLVYAGGLWRRIFETVAAEYPQVSTDYLHVDAATIFLATDPARFDVIVTDNLFGDILTDLAAAVTGGIGLAASGNINPSGAFPSMFEPVHGSAPDIAGQGVADPTATILSVALLLEHVGLLDEAARVEKAVLADITARTPGTKRSTSEIGDAIVARVSAEV; encoded by the coding sequence GTGACGCAGAAGAAGCTGGCCGTGATCGGGGGCGACGGCATCGGCCCCGAGGTCGTCGCCGAGGGACTGAAGGTGCTCCAGGCCGTTGCCGGCCCAGACGCCTTCGAGACCACACCGTACGACCTGGGTGCCGCCCACTGGCAGCGCACGGGCGAGGTGCTGTCCGACGAGACCATGGCGGAGCTGGCCACCGCCGACGTGATCCTGCTCGGCGCGGTCGGGGCGTCGCCCGGCGCGAAGGACGTCCCGAGCGGCCTCCTGGAGCGCGGCCTGCTGCTCAAGCTGCGCTTCGCGTTCGACCACTACGTCAACCTCCGCCCGAGCCGGCTCTTCCCGGGCGTGCCGACGCCGCTGGCCGAGTCCGTCGTCGGCGGTCGCGAGGTCGACTTCGTCGTGGTCCGCGAGGGCACGGAGGGCCTCTACTGCGGCAACGGCGGGACGTTCCGCGGCGGTACGCCGCACGAGATCGGCACCGAGGTCAGCATCAACACCGCGTACGGCGTGGAGCGCGTCGTCCGTGACGCCTTCGAGCGCGCGACCCGGCGCCGCAACAAGCTCACGCTCGTCCACAAGCACAACGTGCTCGTCTATGCGGGCGGGCTGTGGCGCCGGATCTTCGAGACCGTGGCCGCGGAGTACCCGCAGGTCAGCACCGACTACCTGCACGTCGACGCCGCGACGATCTTCCTCGCGACCGACCCGGCCCGCTTCGACGTCATCGTGACCGACAACCTGTTCGGCGACATCCTCACCGACCTGGCCGCGGCCGTCACCGGCGGTATCGGCCTCGCGGCCAGCGGGAACATCAACCCCAGCGGGGCGTTCCCGTCGATGTTCGAGCCGGTCCACGGCTCCGCGCCGGACATCGCCGGCCAGGGCGTGGCCGACCCGACCGCGACGATCCTCTCGGTGGCGCTGCTGCTCGAGCACGTGGGTCTCCTGGACGAGGCGGCGCGCGTGGAGAAGGCCGTGCTGGCCGACATCACGGCGCGCACGCCGGGGACGAAGCGGTCGACGTCCGAGATCGGCGACGCGATCGTCGCTCGGGTGTCCGCGGAGGTCTGA
- the ilvN gene encoding acetolactate synthase small subunit, which produces MSAHTLSVLVQNVPGVLARVSGLVSRRGFNIESLAVGPTESPEISRITLSVDVDDLVLEQMTKQLNKLIEVLKIVELEHSAVHRELILIKVGADIDHRGRVLEILQLFMGAKAVDISPETITIEAVGSPEKLAALMQLLEPFGIRELVQSGVVAMGRGPRSITDRSGRSERHKSIRLVP; this is translated from the coding sequence GTGAGCGCGCACACCCTGTCCGTGCTGGTCCAGAACGTCCCCGGCGTCCTGGCCCGCGTCTCCGGCCTCGTGAGCCGGCGTGGCTTCAACATCGAGTCGCTCGCGGTCGGTCCGACCGAGAGCCCGGAGATCTCGCGGATCACGCTCTCCGTCGACGTCGACGACCTCGTGCTGGAGCAGATGACCAAGCAGCTGAACAAGCTGATCGAGGTCCTCAAGATCGTCGAGCTCGAGCACTCCGCGGTGCACCGCGAGCTGATCCTGATCAAGGTCGGCGCCGACATCGACCACCGCGGGCGCGTGCTGGAGATCCTCCAGCTCTTCATGGGCGCCAAGGCCGTCGACATCTCCCCGGAGACGATCACCATCGAGGCCGTCGGCAGCCCGGAGAAGCTCGCGGCGCTGATGCAGCTCCTCGAGCCCTTCGGGATCCGCGAGCTCGTTCAGTCCGGTGTCGTCGCCATGGGCCGCGGCCCGCGCTCGATCACGGACCGCAGCGGACGCTCGGAGCGGCACAAGTCGATCCGCCTCGTCCCCTGA